From one Anopheles bellator chromosome 1, idAnoBellAS_SP24_06.2, whole genome shotgun sequence genomic stretch:
- the LOC131206003 gene encoding ubiquitin-like modifier-activating enzyme 1 isoform X2, whose protein sequence is MSSGEFRDSFVDPPAAKKRKLPSPTPECSAPSSAAAAAVVVMATSNNNGSAPVPCENSSGAQEIDEGLYSRQLYVLGHDAMRRMARSDVLISGLGGLGVEVAKNVILGGVKSVTLHDTALCTVADLSSQFYLTADDVANGRNRAEASCQQLSDLNHYVPTVAYTGELTEEFLRKFRAVVLTLTPPAEQRRIAEITHRHNIALITADTRGLFAQVFCDFGTDFTVYDQNGATPGTAMVASVTNDLESIVTCVDETRHGFEDGDYVTFTEVEGMTELNGCAPMKIKVLGPYTFSIGDTTKLSPYVRGGIVTQVKMSKQMTFKPLSEAENAPEFILSDFAKWDHPANTQIAFTVLGRYQERHGGRLPRPWNVADAAEFVELCKERAKELSLEDVNEPMLTTFAKVCSGDLCPMNGAIGGITAQEVMKACTGKFTPIYQYFCLDAVECLPEGTALTEEECAPVGSRYDGQIAVFGRKFQEVLGGLKYFIVGAGAIGCELLKNFAMIGVASRGDGEIIVTDMDLIEKSNLNRQFLFRPHDVQQPKSRVAAQAVKRMNADIKVTAHENRVGPETERFYDDTFFNRLDGVANALDNIDARIYMDRRCVYYRIPLLESGTLGTLGNTQVVVPFLTESYSSSQDPPEKSIPICTLKNFPNAIEHTLQWARDTFEGIFKQAAENAAQYITDPTFIERTLKLPGVQPLEALESVKKALIDERPKNIEDCVKWARVHFEEQYSNQIRQLLFNFPPDQTSSTGQPFWSGPKRLPMAIDFDPDNALHLDYVHATANLKAEVYGIPQQRNRDMVRKIVMQVEVPKFVPRSGVKIAVTDAALQAEENGGGGGGGLGMVGDDMDPDRVSRLQHELASLGRPDFTITPLEFEKDDDNNLHMDFIVAASNLRAANYKIPPADRHKSKLIAGKIMPAIATTTSLVAGCASLELYKLAQGFNTMDRFKNGFLNLALPFFTFSEPIQAKKSTYYGKEWTLWDRFEVKGELTLQEFLDYFEREHKLKITMLSQGVCMLYAFFMTKQKQQERLNLPMSEVVRKVSKKSIEPHVRALVFEICCNDDAGEDVEVPYVRYVLP, encoded by the exons ATGTCTAGTGGTGAATTTCGTGACAGTTTCGTCGATCCCCCAGCCGCCAAAAAGCGGAAGCTGCCATCACCGACGCC TGAGTGCTCTgcaccatcatcggccgcAGCCGCTGCAGTAGTAGTAATGGCGACGTCCAATAACAATGGCTCAGCTCCCGTTCCGTGCGAGAATTCGAGCGGCGCCCAGGAAATCGACGAGGGCCTGTACTCGCGCCAGCTGTACGTCCTCGGGCACGATGCGATGCGTCGGATGGCCCGCTCCGACGTCCTAATTTCGGGCCTCGGCGGGCTCGGTGTGGAAGTGGCCAAGAACGTGATTCTCGGTGGAGTGAAGTCTGTCACCCTGCATGACACGGCGCTTTGCACCGTCGCGGATCTGTCGTCGCAGTTCTACCTGACCGCGGACGATGTGGCGAACGGGCGCAACCGGGCCGAGGCCAGCTGCCAGCAGCTGTCCGACCTCAACCACTACGTCCCGACCGTGGCCTACACGGGCGAGCTGACCGAGGAGTTTCTGCGGAAGTTCCGGGCCGTGGTGCTAACGCTGACTCCGCCCGCCGAGCAGCGCCGGATTGCGGAGATTACCCACCGCCACAACATTGCGCTCATTACGGCCGACACGCGCGGCCTGTTTGCCCAGGTGTTCTGTGACTTTGGCACCGACTTCACCGTCTACGACCAGAACGGGGCCACCCCCGGGACGGCCATGGTGGCCAGTGTCACGAACGACCTCGAGAGCATCGTAACGTGCGTGGACGAAACCCGTCACGGGTTCGAGGATGGCGATTATGTTACCTTCACCGAG GTCGAAGGTATGACCGAGCTGAACGGCTGCGCACCGATGAAGATCAAGGTGCTCGGACCGTACACGTTCAGCATCGGGGACACGACGAAACTGAGCCCGTACGTGCGTGGCGGAATCGTGACGCAGGTGAAGATGTCGAAGCAGATGACGTTCAAGCCCCTGTCGGAGGCCGAGAACGCGCCCGAATTCATTCTGTCCGATTTCGCCAAATGGGATCACCCGGCCAACACGCAGATCGCCTTCACCGTGCTCGGTCGCTACCAGGAGCGCCACGGCGGTCGGTTGCCGCGCCCCTGGAACGTGGCCGACGCGGCCGAGTTTGTCGAGCTGTGCAAAGAGCGCGCAAAAGAGCTCTCGCTGGAGGACGTAAACGAGCCGATGCTGACCACGTTCGCGAAGGTGTGCTCGGGAGACCTGTGCCCGATGAACGGTGCCATCGGTGGCATTACGGCACAGGAGGTGATGAAGGCGTGCACTGGCAAGTTTACGCCCATCTACCAGTACTTCTGCCTGGATGCCGTCGAGTGCCTGCCGGAGGGCACTGCGCTGACCGAGGAAGAGTGTGCCCCCGTCGGTTCCCGGTACGACGGCCAGATTGCGGTGTTTGGGCGCAAGTTCCAGGAGGTGTTGGGTGGCCTAAAGTACTTCATCGTCGGAGCCGGTGCTATCGGGTGCGAGCTGCTGAAGAACTTTGCCATGATCGGTGTGGCGTCGCGCGGTGACGGCGAAATCATCGTCACCGATATGGATCTGATCGAGAAGAGCAACCTCAACCGGCAGTTCCTGTTCCGGCCGCACGACGTGCAGCAGCCCAAGTCGAGGGTGGCCGCGCAAGCGGTGAAGCGCATGAACGCGGACATCAAGGTGACGGCACACGAGAACCGGGTCGGACCGGAGACGGAACGATTCTACGACGACACGTTCTTTAACCGGCTCGACGGCGTTGCGAATGCGCTCGACAATATCGACGCCCGTATCTACATGGATCGGCGGTGCGTCTACTACCGCATACCGCTGCTGGAGTCTGGCACGCTCGGAACCCTGGGCAATACTCAG GTTGTTGTTCCGTTCCTGACCGAATCGTACAGCTCGTCGCAAGATCCGCCGGAGAAATCGATCCCGATCTGCACGCTGAAAAACTTCCCGAACGCCATCGAACACACGCTGCAGTGGGCCCGGGACACGTTCGAAGGAATCTTCAAGCAGGCCGCCGAAAACGCCGCCCAGTACATTACCGATCCGACCTTCATCGAGCGCACACTGAAACTGCCCGGGGTCCAACCACTAGAGGCGCTCGAATCGGTCAAG AAAGCGTTGATCGACGAGAGGCCGAAAAACATTGAAGACTGCGTCAAGTGGGCCCGGGTGCACTTCGAGGAGCAGTACTCGAACCAAATCCGTCAGCTGCTGTTCAACTTCCCGCCCGATCAAACCAGCTCGACCGGCCAACCGTTCTGGTCGGGCCCGAAGCGGCTGCCGATGGCGATCGACTTCGATCCGGACAATGCGCTGCACCTCGACTACGtgcacgccaccgccaacctGAAGGCGGAAGTGTACGGCATTCCGCAGCAGCGCAACCGGGACATGGTTCGCAAGATTGTGATGCAGGTGGAG GTACCGAAGTTTGTGCCACGTTCGGGCGTCAAGATTGCGGTCACGGATGCGGCACTGCAAGCGGAAgagaacggtggtggtggtggcggtggcctcgGCATGGTTGGCGACGATATGGATCCGGATCGGGTGAGCCGTTTGCAGCACGAGCTGGCCTCGCTGGGGCGACCCGATTTCACGATCACACCGCTCGAGTTCGagaaggacgacgacaacaacctGCACATGGACTTTATCGTGGCCGCCTCGAATCTGCGCGCTGCCAACTACAAAATTCCACCGGCCGATCGGCACAAGTCGAAGCTGATCGCGGGCAAAATTATGCcggcgatcgccaccaccacctcgctCGTTGCAGGCTGTGCTTCGCTGGAGCTGTACAAGCTGGCCCAAGG CTTCAACACGATGGACCGCTTCAAGAACGGGTTCCTCAACCTGGCGCTGCCTTTCTTTACCTTCTCCGAGCCGATCCAGGCGAAGAAGTCGACCTACTACGGCAAAGAGTGGACCCTGTGGGACCGGTTCGAGGTGAAGGGCGAGCTGACGCTGCAGGAGTTCCTCGACTACTTCGAGCGGGAGCACAAGCTCAAGATCACGATGCTGTCGCAGGGCGTCTGCATGCTGTACGCGTTCTTCATgacgaagcagaagcagcaggaGCGCCTCAACCTGCCCATGTCCGAGGTCGTCCGGAAGGTGTCGAAGAAGAGTATCGAACCGCACGTCCGTGCGCTCGTGTTCGAGATCTGCTGCAACGATGACGCCGGCGAGGACGTCGAGGTGCCGTACGTGCGCTACGTGCTGCCCTAA
- the LOC131206003 gene encoding ubiquitin-like modifier-activating enzyme 1 isoform X1: protein MSSGEFRDSFVDPPAAKKRKLPSPTPSLTQPPEQPEQPPLQQPPLSSSPSRSECSAPSSAAAAAVVVMATSNNNGSAPVPCENSSGAQEIDEGLYSRQLYVLGHDAMRRMARSDVLISGLGGLGVEVAKNVILGGVKSVTLHDTALCTVADLSSQFYLTADDVANGRNRAEASCQQLSDLNHYVPTVAYTGELTEEFLRKFRAVVLTLTPPAEQRRIAEITHRHNIALITADTRGLFAQVFCDFGTDFTVYDQNGATPGTAMVASVTNDLESIVTCVDETRHGFEDGDYVTFTEVEGMTELNGCAPMKIKVLGPYTFSIGDTTKLSPYVRGGIVTQVKMSKQMTFKPLSEAENAPEFILSDFAKWDHPANTQIAFTVLGRYQERHGGRLPRPWNVADAAEFVELCKERAKELSLEDVNEPMLTTFAKVCSGDLCPMNGAIGGITAQEVMKACTGKFTPIYQYFCLDAVECLPEGTALTEEECAPVGSRYDGQIAVFGRKFQEVLGGLKYFIVGAGAIGCELLKNFAMIGVASRGDGEIIVTDMDLIEKSNLNRQFLFRPHDVQQPKSRVAAQAVKRMNADIKVTAHENRVGPETERFYDDTFFNRLDGVANALDNIDARIYMDRRCVYYRIPLLESGTLGTLGNTQVVVPFLTESYSSSQDPPEKSIPICTLKNFPNAIEHTLQWARDTFEGIFKQAAENAAQYITDPTFIERTLKLPGVQPLEALESVKKALIDERPKNIEDCVKWARVHFEEQYSNQIRQLLFNFPPDQTSSTGQPFWSGPKRLPMAIDFDPDNALHLDYVHATANLKAEVYGIPQQRNRDMVRKIVMQVEVPKFVPRSGVKIAVTDAALQAEENGGGGGGGLGMVGDDMDPDRVSRLQHELASLGRPDFTITPLEFEKDDDNNLHMDFIVAASNLRAANYKIPPADRHKSKLIAGKIMPAIATTTSLVAGCASLELYKLAQGFNTMDRFKNGFLNLALPFFTFSEPIQAKKSTYYGKEWTLWDRFEVKGELTLQEFLDYFEREHKLKITMLSQGVCMLYAFFMTKQKQQERLNLPMSEVVRKVSKKSIEPHVRALVFEICCNDDAGEDVEVPYVRYVLP, encoded by the exons ATGTCTAGTGGTGAATTTCGTGACAGTTTCGTCGATCCCCCAGCCGCCAAAAAGCGGAAGCTGCCATCACCGACGCCGTCGTTGACTCAGCCGCCCGAGCAGCCGGAgcagccgccgctgcagcagccgccgctTTCGTCATCGCCCTCGAGGAGTGAGTGCTCTgcaccatcatcggccgcAGCCGCTGCAGTAGTAGTAATGGCGACGTCCAATAACAATGGCTCAGCTCCCGTTCCGTGCGAGAATTCGAGCGGCGCCCAGGAAATCGACGAGGGCCTGTACTCGCGCCAGCTGTACGTCCTCGGGCACGATGCGATGCGTCGGATGGCCCGCTCCGACGTCCTAATTTCGGGCCTCGGCGGGCTCGGTGTGGAAGTGGCCAAGAACGTGATTCTCGGTGGAGTGAAGTCTGTCACCCTGCATGACACGGCGCTTTGCACCGTCGCGGATCTGTCGTCGCAGTTCTACCTGACCGCGGACGATGTGGCGAACGGGCGCAACCGGGCCGAGGCCAGCTGCCAGCAGCTGTCCGACCTCAACCACTACGTCCCGACCGTGGCCTACACGGGCGAGCTGACCGAGGAGTTTCTGCGGAAGTTCCGGGCCGTGGTGCTAACGCTGACTCCGCCCGCCGAGCAGCGCCGGATTGCGGAGATTACCCACCGCCACAACATTGCGCTCATTACGGCCGACACGCGCGGCCTGTTTGCCCAGGTGTTCTGTGACTTTGGCACCGACTTCACCGTCTACGACCAGAACGGGGCCACCCCCGGGACGGCCATGGTGGCCAGTGTCACGAACGACCTCGAGAGCATCGTAACGTGCGTGGACGAAACCCGTCACGGGTTCGAGGATGGCGATTATGTTACCTTCACCGAG GTCGAAGGTATGACCGAGCTGAACGGCTGCGCACCGATGAAGATCAAGGTGCTCGGACCGTACACGTTCAGCATCGGGGACACGACGAAACTGAGCCCGTACGTGCGTGGCGGAATCGTGACGCAGGTGAAGATGTCGAAGCAGATGACGTTCAAGCCCCTGTCGGAGGCCGAGAACGCGCCCGAATTCATTCTGTCCGATTTCGCCAAATGGGATCACCCGGCCAACACGCAGATCGCCTTCACCGTGCTCGGTCGCTACCAGGAGCGCCACGGCGGTCGGTTGCCGCGCCCCTGGAACGTGGCCGACGCGGCCGAGTTTGTCGAGCTGTGCAAAGAGCGCGCAAAAGAGCTCTCGCTGGAGGACGTAAACGAGCCGATGCTGACCACGTTCGCGAAGGTGTGCTCGGGAGACCTGTGCCCGATGAACGGTGCCATCGGTGGCATTACGGCACAGGAGGTGATGAAGGCGTGCACTGGCAAGTTTACGCCCATCTACCAGTACTTCTGCCTGGATGCCGTCGAGTGCCTGCCGGAGGGCACTGCGCTGACCGAGGAAGAGTGTGCCCCCGTCGGTTCCCGGTACGACGGCCAGATTGCGGTGTTTGGGCGCAAGTTCCAGGAGGTGTTGGGTGGCCTAAAGTACTTCATCGTCGGAGCCGGTGCTATCGGGTGCGAGCTGCTGAAGAACTTTGCCATGATCGGTGTGGCGTCGCGCGGTGACGGCGAAATCATCGTCACCGATATGGATCTGATCGAGAAGAGCAACCTCAACCGGCAGTTCCTGTTCCGGCCGCACGACGTGCAGCAGCCCAAGTCGAGGGTGGCCGCGCAAGCGGTGAAGCGCATGAACGCGGACATCAAGGTGACGGCACACGAGAACCGGGTCGGACCGGAGACGGAACGATTCTACGACGACACGTTCTTTAACCGGCTCGACGGCGTTGCGAATGCGCTCGACAATATCGACGCCCGTATCTACATGGATCGGCGGTGCGTCTACTACCGCATACCGCTGCTGGAGTCTGGCACGCTCGGAACCCTGGGCAATACTCAG GTTGTTGTTCCGTTCCTGACCGAATCGTACAGCTCGTCGCAAGATCCGCCGGAGAAATCGATCCCGATCTGCACGCTGAAAAACTTCCCGAACGCCATCGAACACACGCTGCAGTGGGCCCGGGACACGTTCGAAGGAATCTTCAAGCAGGCCGCCGAAAACGCCGCCCAGTACATTACCGATCCGACCTTCATCGAGCGCACACTGAAACTGCCCGGGGTCCAACCACTAGAGGCGCTCGAATCGGTCAAG AAAGCGTTGATCGACGAGAGGCCGAAAAACATTGAAGACTGCGTCAAGTGGGCCCGGGTGCACTTCGAGGAGCAGTACTCGAACCAAATCCGTCAGCTGCTGTTCAACTTCCCGCCCGATCAAACCAGCTCGACCGGCCAACCGTTCTGGTCGGGCCCGAAGCGGCTGCCGATGGCGATCGACTTCGATCCGGACAATGCGCTGCACCTCGACTACGtgcacgccaccgccaacctGAAGGCGGAAGTGTACGGCATTCCGCAGCAGCGCAACCGGGACATGGTTCGCAAGATTGTGATGCAGGTGGAG GTACCGAAGTTTGTGCCACGTTCGGGCGTCAAGATTGCGGTCACGGATGCGGCACTGCAAGCGGAAgagaacggtggtggtggtggcggtggcctcgGCATGGTTGGCGACGATATGGATCCGGATCGGGTGAGCCGTTTGCAGCACGAGCTGGCCTCGCTGGGGCGACCCGATTTCACGATCACACCGCTCGAGTTCGagaaggacgacgacaacaacctGCACATGGACTTTATCGTGGCCGCCTCGAATCTGCGCGCTGCCAACTACAAAATTCCACCGGCCGATCGGCACAAGTCGAAGCTGATCGCGGGCAAAATTATGCcggcgatcgccaccaccacctcgctCGTTGCAGGCTGTGCTTCGCTGGAGCTGTACAAGCTGGCCCAAGG CTTCAACACGATGGACCGCTTCAAGAACGGGTTCCTCAACCTGGCGCTGCCTTTCTTTACCTTCTCCGAGCCGATCCAGGCGAAGAAGTCGACCTACTACGGCAAAGAGTGGACCCTGTGGGACCGGTTCGAGGTGAAGGGCGAGCTGACGCTGCAGGAGTTCCTCGACTACTTCGAGCGGGAGCACAAGCTCAAGATCACGATGCTGTCGCAGGGCGTCTGCATGCTGTACGCGTTCTTCATgacgaagcagaagcagcaggaGCGCCTCAACCTGCCCATGTCCGAGGTCGTCCGGAAGGTGTCGAAGAAGAGTATCGAACCGCACGTCCGTGCGCTCGTGTTCGAGATCTGCTGCAACGATGACGCCGGCGAGGACGTCGAGGTGCCGTACGTGCGCTACGTGCTGCCCTAA